The following is a genomic window from Geminicoccus roseus DSM 18922.
CACAGCCGAGATGATAACACCATAATCGCCGAACCCGTGAGGTGACAGGATGCGAGCAAGGATCACGAAGGTAAATAACTGCAGGAACCTTGTTGCAGTTTTTGCAAGAAATATTGTCAAGGCACTGCGAGCGATCATCCACTATCTCATTGGTAGCAATTGGTACTTTCATGCTCCACTTCGGAGGGCAGCATCAGGCTAACTTGTCTATTCGAGTAATTCCTTAGTAGTGATAAGATCCTGGATGTGTCGAATTAGTTAGCGTGTAGCTGCAAAGGGTACTTTGCGATGACGGGGTTGCGCGGATATGAGCGCGTAAATGAAAGCTCTTGTGCGGCGAATACTAGGAGTATGGCCATAGCAGTTGACGCCTTTCCCCCTACGATGACACCCGTGATACCGCAGGCGATGATGTAAAGCAGAATTGGACCGCAGTATGTGTATGACTTGTATAGCGACCGAATGACTGAGTAGAATAGAAAGCAGGCCATGAGTAACGCAGCGACTGCTCCCGTCTCGAATAAGATATTTAGCAAATCATTATGAGCGTGAGGCGCCAGGTAATTTAAGAAGAAGTCGGATGTCAACTCGGTATAAAATGAGCCAAAGCCGTATCCAGTCCATGGCCGTTCAAGTGCCATATCCCATGTGTTCTGCCATATTGTTGTGCGGCCGGACAAAGTTTCGTTATTTACACCGTCGCGGCTATAGGCCTCAATAAGGTAGTTTTGTGCTAGTGCGAGTAGTACGATGATTAGGCAAGCGGCTGCCGCAACGATCGCCAGTGTGAAAAGCCGAAGACGTCTCGCGAAAACAAATAACACGGTTACTATCGCGAATGTAGTAAACGACCGGGTGAGCGTTGCAGCCAATGTCGTGGCGAGGAGCACAATAGACGGCCAGCTGGCGCAGTACGATCGGCGCGAACCAAGTCTTTGCCGATATATTATTGACACTACAATTGCGATTGACATCAGAAGCGCGAGCCTCTGGCAGTGAAGCATGATTCCGTTGAGCCGCCACTCTGGAGGCACTACGGCCCCAACTTCGGGAAGCAGGAGACCTACCGGCCACGATAAAGCCGCAACCCAAAGGGATACGATAATAAGTGCTTTCGCAGTACGATCGGGTGAAAGGTGGTGTAGGCTACAGGCCGCGACAGCCAGGAGGACGATAGGAATGGTATATGCGAGACTGAGTGGTCCGATGTACGACCATCCTGCGCTTGTGCAAATCAATGCAGCATACAGCATGAAGAAGAACATGGGTCGGCTAGCTAGGATCTTTATGGCTGAAGGCAAGCGAGATAGCCGCATGGCAACGACGGTACTAAAGCATATCGACGCGACGCCGGCATTGAGGCGGAAGGAGTCGCCGATTGTCAGAGGAATCGTTTCGAGAGAGACAGCGCCGACTATAAATAAATATATGCGCATCCCATCCCATTGGCGGGAGGGTTCAGGCACTGTAGGGCGGTATGGATATGTATTTGGTGCTAGAGTGGGCATTCTTCTCACATGTGGGTCGACTGACGGGACTTGGTGTAGTATTCAACTAATCTGCCGCGTATTCCAACGAGCAAACGATGATTGCTTAGATGTGATAGATATTTGTATGCAATCCGGGTATAGTGCGGAGAGAGATATTGGGATAGTTCACTAGCACCAGCGGAGTCCCCCCACGCGAGAAATCGCACTATTGAGGTACGTATCATCGCCTGTAAGTCAGGATCATTAGTAGGAACTAGTGCACCAACTCCAAGCTCTCTCAGTCGAGCGTCAACGTCACGGCGTTTTTCTTTAGGCATTACTGCCAAGCGCCTTGACAGGACTGTATACTGGGCTTGCTCGATCGCTTTACGGGCGGAGTACGTTACACCATCTCGTTGAATATATCGATGATAGAGGATCTCGGGTCTAGATGCGAGTAAACTAATCTGAGCTATTCTTAGCCAGAGGTCATAATCTTGACTATACTTAAATAACGGGTTATAGCCGCCCGCCTGATCATATACTGTACGACGAAATAGTACTTCTCCGTGGGTGAAGGGGTTCCTTTTCATGATGTCGGCGAACCCTAATGCAGAGTTGTGGCTGCTGTGAATCCGCCTGCCTTTGCTAGTTTCGTCGACGTTGACATAACTGGAGCCAACAAGACCGATCGTTGGTCCGCTTTGTATTAGTTCCATCTGCAACGAAATTCGGTCTGGCAATGAATAATCACCTGACCCTTGAACTGCAATGAACTCAGCGTCAGTAGTGCCGATCGCGTTAATGATTCCGTGGGTAAATCCAATATTGGCGTTGTGTATTATCGTCTTTACGGGTCTGATGGCTTTTCTTGCGTAGCTCCTAAGAATATCAGCGGTGTCGTCCTGTGATCGGTCGTCAAATACGATGATTTCCAAATTGTCATAGGTCTGGGCAGCCATAGAATCGAGAGTCCGCTGGATCAGATGCCCTCTATTGTAGTATCCAGTGATCATCGCGACTTTCGGATTTCTCACTCGGACGCTCCTGGGAATGTGGTCAAGCTCACGTAGGCACGTGGCGGGTTCATCTGCAGTATCAGTTCGACGTTCATTTTCGATGAGGCTGCTTGCTGTTAACAGCGGCTTGCTGGTCGGATTGCGATCAAATCTCAAGTGTAGTGTGAGAGCCTCTTGGACATTGTGCAGTACGTTGTAAAAGGATCAAATACTGTGCGGAGCATAACTCGTAATCGATGCAGATTTCAGTAGGCATTTGAGTC
Proteins encoded in this region:
- a CDS encoding O-antigen ligase family protein, producing MPTLAPNTYPYRPTVPEPSRQWDGMRIYLFIVGAVSLETIPLTIGDSFRLNAGVASICFSTVVAMRLSRLPSAIKILASRPMFFFMLYAALICTSAGWSYIGPLSLAYTIPIVLLAVAACSLHHLSPDRTAKALIIVSLWVAALSWPVGLLLPEVGAVVPPEWRLNGIMLHCQRLALLMSIAIVVSIIYRQRLGSRRSYCASWPSIVLLATTLAATLTRSFTTFAIVTVLFVFARRLRLFTLAIVAAAACLIIVLLALAQNYLIEAYSRDGVNNETLSGRTTIWQNTWDMALERPWTGYGFGSFYTELTSDFFLNYLAPHAHNDLLNILFETGAVAALLMACFLFYSVIRSLYKSYTYCGPILLYIIACGITGVIVGGKASTAMAILLVFAAQELSFTRSYPRNPVIAKYPLQLHAN
- a CDS encoding glycosyltransferase, whose product is MRNPKVAMITGYYNRGHLIQRTLDSMAAQTYDNLEIIVFDDRSQDDTADILRSYARKAIRPVKTIIHNANIGFTHGIINAIGTTDAEFIAVQGSGDYSLPDRISLQMELIQSGPTIGLVGSSYVNVDETSKGRRIHSSHNSALGFADIMKRNPFTHGEVLFRRTVYDQAGGYNPLFKYSQDYDLWLRIAQISLLASRPEILYHRYIQRDGVTYSARKAIEQAQYTVLSRRLAVMPKEKRRDVDARLRELGVGALVPTNDPDLQAMIRTSIVRFLAWGDSAGASELSQYLSPHYTRIAYKYLSHLSNHRLLVGIRGRLVEYYTKSRQSTHM